A region of Bacillus cabrialesii DNA encodes the following proteins:
- the fabZ gene encoding 3-hydroxyacyl-ACP dehydratase FabZ — MLDTQQIKEIIPHRYPFLLVDRITEVEEGKRAKGYKNVTANEEFFNGHFPQYPVMPGVLIVEALAQVGAVAMLIKEENRGRLAFFAGIDNCRFKKQVKPGDQLHLEVEITRARGTIGRGKGVATVDGEVVCEVELTFALGE, encoded by the coding sequence ATGCTTGATACTCAGCAAATTAAAGAAATTATTCCTCACCGTTATCCGTTTTTGCTTGTAGACCGGATTACGGAAGTTGAAGAAGGTAAACGGGCAAAAGGCTATAAAAATGTAACTGCAAATGAAGAGTTCTTTAACGGACATTTTCCTCAGTATCCGGTCATGCCCGGCGTATTAATTGTAGAAGCGCTTGCTCAAGTCGGGGCTGTTGCGATGCTGATTAAAGAAGAAAACCGCGGCAGACTGGCGTTCTTTGCGGGCATTGATAATTGCCGGTTTAAAAAACAAGTCAAGCCTGGTGACCAGCTTCATCTTGAGGTTGAAATCACTCGTGCGCGCGGCACAATCGGTCGCGGAAAAGGCGTTGCCACAGTTGATGGCGAGGTCGTTTGCGAAGTCGAACTGACTTTTGCTCTCGGAGAATAA
- the rapD gene encoding aspartate phosphatase RapD has product MISKFIEKRMQNMLDEWYSAMSKRKMNHVCTLKEKIDQHHPKIKKNTKLWMRYQLFQARHQLLFENQNGLDAMFDDLYDLEDKMDDELKYYLYFFSGLYEMVKTAPKHAVNHFKKAEQYLAAIQNTFEAADLYYQTAGAYYLMKSPPLSIQYVKKALDIYLHQFGYIKKVITCKLLLAVNYIDQERYEKAEQLFKEIIRKTQQLNDENLLCHAYYNLGFLKATEKKDQEALLYFKKVLKNQEFETNSPVSYLHCVYESVRALFKTGKITEAKTFLQKGKELSEKVDIQTIFLKLKTLEALYTSVEDPYDQLLEYVLELEKIEAWVDLEVLLEDITEYYKKKDDFEKAAFFIMRG; this is encoded by the coding sequence ATGATTTCGAAGTTTATTGAAAAAAGGATGCAAAACATGTTAGACGAGTGGTATTCCGCAATGAGCAAACGAAAAATGAATCACGTTTGCACACTGAAAGAGAAAATTGACCAGCACCATCCGAAGATCAAAAAGAACACAAAACTTTGGATGCGTTATCAATTGTTTCAGGCCCGCCATCAGCTGCTTTTTGAAAACCAGAACGGACTTGATGCTATGTTCGATGATTTATACGATCTGGAAGACAAAATGGATGATGAATTGAAATATTATCTGTATTTTTTCTCAGGATTATACGAAATGGTAAAAACAGCTCCGAAACATGCAGTGAATCATTTTAAAAAAGCTGAACAGTATCTGGCCGCCATTCAAAACACGTTTGAAGCCGCTGATTTATATTATCAAACCGCCGGCGCCTATTACTTGATGAAATCACCGCCGCTTTCCATCCAATACGTCAAAAAAGCATTAGACATCTATTTGCATCAATTCGGCTATATAAAAAAGGTGATCACCTGCAAACTGTTGCTCGCCGTTAATTATATTGATCAAGAACGATATGAAAAAGCTGAACAGCTTTTCAAAGAAATCATCAGGAAAACCCAGCAATTAAATGACGAAAACCTGCTATGCCACGCTTATTATAACCTTGGCTTTTTAAAGGCGACCGAAAAGAAAGACCAGGAAGCGCTTCTTTACTTTAAAAAAGTGTTAAAGAATCAAGAATTTGAAACGAACTCTCCAGTCTCGTATCTGCACTGTGTGTATGAATCTGTCAGAGCGCTCTTTAAAACAGGAAAGATCACAGAAGCGAAAACCTTCCTGCAAAAAGGAAAAGAATTATCTGAAAAGGTAGACATTCAAACCATCTTTTTAAAATTAAAAACGCTTGAAGCGCTCTACACATCGGTTGAAGACCCCTATGATCAGCTGCTCGAATATGTGCTTGAATTAGAAAAAATTGAAGCGTGGGTCGATTTAGAGGTGCTGTTAGAAGACATTACGGAATACTACAAAAAAAAGGACGATTTCGAAAAAGCCGCTTTTTTTATCATGCGCGGCTGA
- the flhP gene encoding flagellar hook-basal body complex protein FlhP, which yields MLRSMLTASTTLNQLQQQIDTISSNLSNSNTTGYKAKDTNFSELVRQQFDQVDEKNEEVAKARKTPPGLRLGVGAMMNSRLVSDQGSVQKTDRDLDIAFTSPYQYLQVNVNGNRQYTRDGALYLTPSANNANQLQLVTGNGYPVLDENGNTVNIDSSMKNITINKNGTLTASDGNAVQRFNLGVVEVNNPQELKSEGNNLFSIDNAAAFEELNGANRQNIGMQQGSLEMSNVDISEQMTDLITSQRSYQLNSRTITMGDQMLGLINSVR from the coding sequence ATGCTCAGGTCAATGCTAACGGCATCAACAACCTTAAACCAGCTGCAGCAGCAGATTGATACAATCAGCAGCAACCTTTCAAACAGCAATACAACCGGCTATAAGGCAAAAGATACGAATTTTTCTGAGCTTGTCAGACAGCAATTCGATCAGGTTGATGAAAAAAATGAGGAAGTGGCAAAAGCCCGAAAAACACCGCCGGGCTTGCGCCTTGGCGTCGGAGCGATGATGAATTCACGCCTTGTGTCTGATCAAGGAAGCGTTCAGAAGACGGATCGCGATCTTGATATCGCGTTTACGTCTCCATACCAATATCTTCAGGTGAATGTAAATGGAAACCGCCAGTATACGAGGGACGGAGCATTATATTTAACGCCTTCAGCCAATAATGCCAACCAGCTTCAGCTCGTTACTGGAAATGGGTATCCGGTTCTTGATGAAAACGGCAATACAGTGAACATTGACAGCTCAATGAAGAATATCACGATCAATAAAAACGGTACCTTAACCGCATCTGACGGAAACGCGGTCCAGCGGTTTAATCTCGGAGTTGTCGAAGTGAATAACCCTCAAGAGCTGAAATCGGAAGGGAACAACCTTTTCTCTATTGATAATGCGGCAGCCTTTGAAGAGCTGAATGGCGCGAATAGACAAAACATCGGCATGCAGCAGGGTTCACTCGAGATGTCCAATGTCGATATTTCAGAACAAATGACAGATTTGATCACATCCCAGCGTTCATATCAGCTGAACAGCAGAACGATTACAATGGGAGATCAAATGCTCGGTTTAATTAATTCAGTCAGATAA
- the flhO gene encoding flagellar hook-basal body complex protein FlhO, which yields MLKGLYTATSAMIAQQRRTEMLSNNIANANTSGYKADQGSMRAFPEMLLSRIESKSPAGTSRTEIGSVNTGVYMQELKPLFTQGSLKSTDQPTDITLVENQVPVNTETNENAALFYPVQTADGIRYSKSSTFSLNENNQLTINGRPILSTDGQPITVDNENFTVSENGTVTTNGRTAGQIDVRMAEDVRNLKRDGNDLYSTADGNDLPSAAGNNQVSYSLKQGVSELSNVDVTSAYTEMTEAYRSFEANQKVIQAYDKSMDKAANEIGKI from the coding sequence TTGTTAAAAGGATTATATACAGCAACATCCGCAATGATTGCCCAGCAACGAAGAACGGAAATGCTTTCAAATAACATCGCAAACGCAAATACATCCGGATATAAAGCAGATCAAGGCTCGATGCGCGCGTTCCCTGAGATGCTCCTCAGCCGAATAGAATCAAAATCTCCGGCCGGAACATCAAGGACGGAAATCGGCTCCGTGAATACCGGTGTGTATATGCAGGAGCTTAAGCCTCTTTTCACACAGGGAAGCCTGAAGTCCACAGACCAGCCTACAGACATCACGTTGGTCGAAAATCAAGTTCCGGTTAATACGGAAACCAATGAAAACGCGGCTCTTTTTTACCCGGTTCAGACAGCGGACGGAATCCGTTATTCAAAAAGCAGCACGTTTTCACTAAACGAGAATAATCAGCTGACCATCAACGGACGCCCTATTTTATCGACGGATGGCCAGCCAATCACTGTTGATAATGAGAATTTCACTGTGTCTGAAAACGGTACTGTGACAACGAACGGCCGGACAGCCGGCCAGATTGATGTCAGAATGGCGGAGGATGTCCGCAATCTGAAACGGGACGGCAATGATTTGTACAGCACGGCGGACGGCAATGATCTTCCAAGCGCAGCCGGTAATAACCAGGTCTCCTACTCATTAAAACAAGGCGTCTCTGAGCTTTCAAACGTTGATGTGACAAGCGCCTATACAGAAATGACTGAAGCGTACAGATCATTTGAGGCCAATCAGAAGGTTATTCAGGCTTACGATAAAAGTATGGATAAAGCAGCCAATGAAATCGGAAAAATCTAA
- the mbl gene encoding cell shape-determining protein Mbl yields the protein MFARDIGIDLGTANVLIHVKGKGIVLNEPSVVALDKNSGKVLAVGEEARRMVGRTPGNIVAIRPLKDGVIADFEVTEAMLKHFINKLNVKGLFSKPRMLICCPTNITSVEQKAIKEAAEKSGGKHVYLEEEPKVAAIGAGMEIFQPSGNMVVDIGGGTTDIAVISMGDIVTSSSIKMAGDKFDMEILNYIKREYKLLIGERTAEDIKIKVATVFPDARHEEISIRGRDMVSGLPRTITVNSKEVEEALRESVAVIVQAAKQVLERTPPELSADIIDRGVIITGGGALLNGLDQLLAEELKVPVLVAENPMDCVAIGTGVMLDNMDKLPKRKLS from the coding sequence ATGTTTGCAAGGGATATTGGTATTGACCTCGGTACTGCAAATGTACTGATCCATGTTAAAGGTAAAGGAATTGTTCTGAATGAACCTTCCGTAGTTGCACTTGATAAAAACAGCGGCAAAGTGCTGGCGGTTGGCGAAGAGGCAAGACGAATGGTTGGACGTACACCTGGGAATATTGTTGCGATTCGCCCGCTGAAAGACGGAGTTATTGCTGACTTTGAAGTAACAGAAGCAATGCTGAAGCATTTTATAAACAAGCTGAATGTAAAAGGCTTGTTCTCAAAACCGCGCATGCTCATTTGCTGCCCGACGAATATTACATCCGTTGAGCAAAAAGCAATCAAAGAAGCTGCAGAAAAAAGCGGCGGTAAGCATGTGTATCTTGAAGAAGAACCTAAAGTTGCCGCTATCGGCGCGGGTATGGAAATATTCCAGCCAAGCGGTAACATGGTTGTAGACATCGGAGGCGGGACGACGGATATCGCGGTTATTTCAATGGGCGATATTGTCACCTCCTCTTCTATTAAAATGGCTGGGGACAAGTTTGACATGGAAATCTTAAATTACATCAAACGTGAGTACAAGCTGCTGATCGGCGAACGTACTGCGGAAGATATTAAGATTAAAGTCGCAACGGTTTTCCCAGACGCACGTCACGAAGAAATTTCCATTCGCGGACGGGACATGGTTTCCGGTCTTCCAAGAACAATTACAGTAAACAGTAAAGAAGTTGAAGAAGCCCTTCGTGAATCTGTAGCTGTTATTGTGCAGGCTGCGAAACAAGTGCTTGAAAGAACACCGCCTGAGCTTTCCGCTGATATTATTGACCGCGGCGTTATCATTACCGGCGGAGGCGCGCTTTTAAACGGCCTTGACCAGCTGCTTGCTGAAGAGCTGAAGGTACCGGTCCTCGTCGCTGAAAATCCTATGGATTGCGTAGCCATCGGCACGGGTGTCATGCTTGATAATATGGACAAGCTTCCTAAACGCAAACTAAGCTGA
- the spoIIID gene encoding sporulation transcriptional regulator SpoIIID has translation MHDYIKERTIKIGKYIVETKKTVRVIAKEFGVSKSTVHKDLTERLPEINPDLANEVKEILDYHKSIRHLRGGEATKLKYKKDEILEGEPVQQS, from the coding sequence GTGCACGATTACATCAAAGAGCGAACAATCAAGATAGGGAAGTACATCGTGGAGACAAAGAAAACCGTTCGTGTCATTGCGAAGGAATTTGGTGTTTCCAAAAGTACAGTACACAAGGATTTAACAGAGCGTCTGCCTGAAATTAATCCTGACTTGGCAAACGAAGTGAAAGAAATACTCGATTATCATAAATCCATCAGGCATTTAAGAGGGGGAGAAGCGACAAAGCTAAAATATAAAAAAGATGAAATTCTCGAAGGAGAGCCTGTTCAGCAATCGTAA
- a CDS encoding protein usd, with protein MGIFHKPTFKTIQRRSGIMNDSLQNTDLISHFSHPF; from the coding sequence GTGGGCATATTTCATAAACCTACTTTTAAAACCATACAACGAAGAAGCGGCATAATGAACGACTCTTTACAGAATACGGATCTCATTTCACACTTCTCACATCCATTTTAG
- a CDS encoding MarR family winged helix-turn-helix transcriptional regulator: MTYVNRHLIHQINQSARLIAKKANEQLEPFGLYSSQWSVLYCLRTIGPMTQKEIWSYLNVEAPTVTRTIKRLEENGWVQRRQGEDKREKLVVLTKEAEKKYEEINVKMLKFEEELLADFRDEDKEAFSHLFRMFLHQ; encoded by the coding sequence ATGACCTACGTCAACAGACACCTCATTCATCAAATCAACCAAAGCGCCCGCCTGATTGCCAAGAAAGCCAATGAACAACTGGAGCCATTCGGCCTTTATTCATCTCAATGGTCAGTTTTATATTGTTTGCGTACGATAGGACCAATGACTCAAAAAGAGATTTGGTCCTATTTAAATGTGGAAGCGCCGACTGTAACACGGACGATCAAACGCCTGGAGGAAAACGGCTGGGTACAGAGACGGCAAGGGGAAGACAAACGGGAAAAACTTGTTGTCCTCACAAAAGAAGCCGAGAAAAAGTACGAAGAAATTAATGTGAAAATGCTGAAATTCGAAGAAGAACTGCTTGCAGATTTCCGGGACGAAGATAAGGAAGCTTTTTCTCATTTATTTCGCATGTTTTTACATCAATGA
- a CDS encoding MFS transporter, which translates to MKKADAIWTKDFIMVLLVNLFVFVFFYTFLTVLPIYTLQELGGTESQGGLLISLFLLSAIITRPFSGAIVERFGKKRMAIVSMALFALSSFLYMPIHNFYLLLGLRFFQGIWFSILTTVTGAIAADIIPSKRRGEGLGYFAMSMNLAMAIGPFLGLNLMKVVSFSVFFTAFALFMVAGLLVSFLIKVPQNQDSGTTVFRFSFSDMFEKGALKIATVGLFISFCYSTVTAYLSVFAKSVDLSDISGYFFVCFAVTMMIARPFTGKLFDKVGPGIVIYPSILIFSVGLCMLSFTHSGFMLLLSGAVIGLGYGSIVPCMQTLAIQKSPAHRSGFATATFFTFFDSGIAVGSYVFGLFVASAGFSVIYLSAGLFVLIALLLYAWSQKKPAETEGKVSIAE; encoded by the coding sequence TTGAAAAAAGCGGATGCGATATGGACCAAGGATTTTATTATGGTCCTGCTTGTCAATTTATTTGTGTTTGTGTTCTTTTATACATTTTTAACTGTACTGCCGATCTATACGCTTCAAGAGCTTGGCGGCACAGAATCACAAGGAGGGCTTTTAATCAGCCTGTTCCTTCTGTCAGCGATCATTACACGGCCTTTCTCCGGAGCCATCGTTGAGCGTTTCGGGAAGAAAAGAATGGCGATTGTATCTATGGCGTTATTCGCGCTTTCGTCTTTTCTGTACATGCCGATTCATAACTTTTACCTGCTGCTTGGCTTGCGGTTCTTCCAAGGGATTTGGTTCAGTATTTTAACGACTGTTACAGGTGCAATTGCAGCGGACATTATTCCGTCCAAACGCCGCGGTGAGGGTCTTGGATACTTTGCCATGTCTATGAACCTCGCCATGGCAATCGGGCCTTTCCTCGGGTTGAACTTGATGAAGGTCGTAAGCTTCTCTGTATTCTTTACAGCCTTCGCGCTGTTTATGGTCGCAGGCTTGCTTGTTTCGTTCTTGATCAAGGTGCCCCAAAACCAAGACAGCGGCACGACTGTATTCCGTTTTTCATTCTCGGATATGTTTGAAAAAGGCGCACTTAAGATTGCGACGGTCGGTTTATTTATTTCTTTCTGCTACTCAACTGTCACAGCGTATTTGTCTGTATTCGCCAAATCAGTTGACCTTTCGGATATCAGCGGATATTTCTTTGTTTGCTTCGCGGTGACAATGATGATTGCGCGCCCGTTCACAGGGAAATTGTTCGACAAAGTCGGACCGGGCATTGTCATTTACCCATCAATCTTGATTTTCTCAGTGGGGCTCTGCATGCTGTCCTTCACACACAGCGGCTTCATGCTTCTGCTTTCAGGAGCGGTTATCGGGCTCGGATACGGATCAATCGTTCCTTGCATGCAAACATTGGCGATCCAGAAATCTCCGGCACACCGCTCAGGTTTTGCAACGGCAACGTTCTTTACCTTCTTTGACAGCGGAATTGCTGTAGGATCGTATGTATTCGGACTGTTTGTAGCGTCTGCCGGCTTCTCTGTCATTTATTTATCAGCCGGGCTGTTCGTTCTGATTGCTCTGCTTCTCTACGCGTGGAGCCAGAAAAAACCTGCTGAGACTGAGGGAAAAGTGTCTATTGCAGAATAA
- a CDS encoding LCI fold-containing protein, which translates to MKLRRTITGVALSLGLLLPVSGQALATNDSTDGDMRTKATSVVDCSITPFKGASNRLCMYSDNGVFANSFDRFGTTFFFKGKAGNYAYYESASR; encoded by the coding sequence ATGAAATTGAGAAGGACAATTACTGGAGTTGCTTTATCTTTAGGATTGCTTTTACCTGTTTCTGGACAAGCTCTTGCTACAAATGATTCAACGGATGGGGATATGCGTACGAAGGCTACTTCAGTTGTAGATTGTTCTATAACTCCATTTAAAGGCGCAAGTAATAGATTATGTATGTATTCAGATAATGGCGTTTTTGCAAATAGTTTTGATCGTTTTGGTACTACATTTTTCTTTAAAGGCAAAGCTGGAAATTATGCATATTATGAAAGTGCAAGTAGATAA
- a CDS encoding right-handed parallel beta-helix repeat-containing protein translates to MRKWYFILLAGVLTSVIFAFVYDKTKANEEGSGDYLYVSPNGSDQNEGTKEKPFRTLAHASEEAAAGTTVMIRGGTYHETLVVKHSGTDGKPVTFRNYENEKVVISGESVKNAKYETPLIHIHDKHDIAISGLTIQGLSVSSEEATAMGIYVSGSSSHIAIKNNHVRDIETTADEGNAHGIAVYGTGSMKDIQIEDNTVENLTLGASEAVVLNGNIDGFTIAGNVVRNNNNIGIDLIGYEGTADKNDFVRNGVVENNTVYQNSTYGNPAYGDDYSAGGIYVDGGNSIEIKKNTVHDNDIGIEATSEHKGKYANAIQITDNKVYNNAYTGISIGGYDKKRGGTSNSLISRNIMYRNDTKGLYGGQLLLQYDTKNNTLEKNILTAGDSRLFIGNDFTENEGNTVNHNVYHKEADQDGVWMWKKNEYESFASYRKATNNDSKSIYADPMYRDEDSYDFTLDPDSPARPVIE, encoded by the coding sequence ATGAGAAAATGGTATTTTATTCTTTTGGCGGGTGTTTTAACGTCTGTCATCTTCGCTTTCGTTTATGATAAGACAAAAGCGAATGAGGAAGGGTCCGGGGATTATCTTTATGTTTCACCAAATGGCAGTGATCAAAATGAAGGGACAAAAGAAAAGCCGTTTCGTACACTGGCACATGCTTCAGAGGAGGCTGCCGCCGGCACAACGGTCATGATTCGGGGAGGCACGTATCATGAGACACTTGTCGTAAAGCACAGCGGTACGGATGGAAAGCCTGTCACGTTCCGAAATTATGAAAATGAAAAAGTCGTGATTAGCGGTGAATCCGTTAAGAACGCAAAATATGAAACACCGCTCATTCATATTCACGATAAACATGACATTGCCATCAGCGGTTTAACGATTCAAGGTCTTTCTGTTTCATCTGAGGAAGCAACTGCTATGGGGATTTATGTATCAGGCTCCAGCAGCCATATTGCCATTAAAAACAATCATGTCCGTGATATTGAGACAACAGCAGATGAAGGAAATGCCCACGGAATCGCAGTCTATGGGACTGGCAGCATGAAAGACATTCAAATCGAGGACAATACGGTTGAGAATCTGACGCTCGGAGCGAGTGAAGCGGTTGTGCTAAATGGGAATATCGACGGCTTCACGATTGCGGGCAATGTGGTCCGCAACAATAACAACATCGGGATCGATCTTATCGGTTATGAGGGAACCGCGGACAAAAACGATTTCGTGCGAAACGGAGTCGTAGAAAACAATACGGTTTATCAAAACTCGACTTACGGAAACCCTGCATATGGAGATGATTACTCAGCGGGCGGTATTTATGTCGACGGAGGAAACAGTATCGAGATTAAGAAAAACACAGTTCACGATAACGATATTGGAATTGAAGCAACATCTGAACACAAAGGGAAATATGCGAATGCCATTCAGATTACAGACAACAAAGTATACAACAATGCGTACACCGGTATTTCAATCGGAGGATATGACAAAAAGCGGGGCGGCACCAGCAATTCTTTGATTTCCCGCAACATTATGTACCGGAATGACACAAAGGGGCTGTATGGCGGACAGCTGCTGCTGCAGTATGATACGAAAAACAACACACTCGAAAAGAATATTTTGACTGCCGGGGATTCCAGATTATTTATCGGAAACGATTTTACAGAAAATGAAGGCAATACGGTCAATCATAACGTGTACCATAAGGAAGCGGATCAAGACGGCGTATGGATGTGGAAAAAGAATGAATACGAATCATTTGCTTCGTATCGAAAAGCGACAAATAACGATTCGAAATCTATTTATGCCGATCCGATGTACCGTGATGAAGATTCCTATGACTTTACGTTAGATCCTGATTCACCTGCGCGGCCTGTCATTGAATAA
- the pucI gene encoding allantoin permease, which produces MKLKESQHQSNRLSNEDLLPLGQEKRTWKAMNFASIWMGCIHNIPTYATVGGLIAIGLSPWQVLAIIITASLILFGALALNGHAGTKYGLPFPVIIRASYGIYGANIPALLRAFTAIMWLGIQTFAGSTALNILLLNMWPSWGEIGGGWNILGIHLSGLLSFVFFWAIHLLVLHHGMESIKRFEVWAGPLVYVVFGGMVWWAVDIAGGLGPIYSQPGKFHTFSETFWPFAAGVTGIIGIWATLILNIPDFTRFAKTQKEQIKGQFYGLPGTFALFAFASITVTSGSQVAFGEPIWDVVDILARFDNPYVIALSVITLCIATISVNVAANIVSPAYDIANALPKYINFKRGSFITALLALFTVPWKLMESATSVYAFLGLIGGMLGPVAGVMMADYFIIRKRKLSVDDLYSETGRYVYFKGYNYRAFAATMLGALISLIGMYVPALKSLYDISWFVGVLISFLFYIVLMRVHPPASSAIGTFESGQVHQAE; this is translated from the coding sequence ATGAAATTAAAAGAGAGCCAGCATCAATCCAACAGACTGAGCAATGAAGACCTGCTGCCTTTGGGACAGGAAAAACGGACGTGGAAAGCAATGAACTTTGCCTCCATCTGGATGGGGTGTATACATAATATACCGACCTACGCGACTGTGGGAGGGTTAATCGCGATCGGCCTTTCGCCTTGGCAGGTGCTGGCGATTATTATTACGGCATCGCTTATCTTGTTTGGCGCTCTTGCCTTAAACGGCCACGCGGGGACAAAATACGGGCTGCCGTTTCCGGTGATCATCCGTGCTTCTTACGGAATATACGGCGCGAATATCCCCGCGCTTCTAAGGGCGTTTACAGCCATCATGTGGCTTGGCATTCAGACCTTTGCGGGAAGCACGGCACTGAATATTTTGCTTTTAAATATGTGGCCTAGCTGGGGAGAAATTGGCGGCGGGTGGAACATTCTCGGCATTCACTTGTCCGGTTTGCTTTCTTTTGTGTTCTTTTGGGCCATTCATTTACTCGTATTGCATCATGGCATGGAGTCGATTAAGCGTTTTGAGGTGTGGGCAGGTCCTTTAGTGTATGTCGTCTTTGGCGGCATGGTATGGTGGGCCGTCGATATTGCCGGAGGACTGGGGCCAATCTATTCCCAGCCGGGAAAGTTCCATACGTTTTCAGAAACATTCTGGCCGTTTGCCGCCGGGGTTACCGGCATCATCGGCATCTGGGCGACATTAATCTTAAATATACCTGATTTCACACGGTTCGCTAAAACACAAAAAGAGCAAATCAAAGGGCAATTTTACGGTTTGCCGGGAACCTTCGCGCTGTTTGCGTTTGCCAGTATTACCGTGACTTCCGGATCGCAGGTCGCTTTCGGCGAGCCGATTTGGGACGTTGTCGATATTCTGGCGAGGTTTGATAACCCTTATGTCATCGCGTTGTCCGTGATTACGCTCTGCATCGCCACCATCTCTGTAAACGTCGCGGCGAACATCGTATCGCCCGCTTATGATATAGCGAATGCCCTGCCGAAATATATTAATTTTAAACGCGGCAGTTTTATCACGGCATTGCTCGCTTTATTTACGGTTCCGTGGAAGCTGATGGAGAGTGCGACAAGCGTATATGCGTTTCTCGGCTTAATAGGCGGCATGCTTGGTCCGGTAGCAGGCGTAATGATGGCCGATTACTTTATCATTCGCAAACGAAAGCTCTCGGTAGATGACCTGTATTCTGAAACAGGCCGGTATGTTTATTTTAAAGGCTACAATTACCGTGCGTTTGCAGCCACGATGTTGGGTGCGCTCATCTCACTGATTGGCATGTATGTTCCCGCGTTGAAGAGCTTATACGACATTTCCTGGTTTGTCGGTGTGCTGATTTCATTTCTTTTCTATATTGTTCTGATGCGCGTTCACCCGCCGGCATCATCAGCGATTGGAACATTTGAATCCGGACAGGTTCACCAGGCTGAATAA